The Psychrosphaera ytuae genome includes a region encoding these proteins:
- a CDS encoding outer membrane protein transport protein — protein MKKNQLPTKSIVALSLSAMFMSEAALAAGFYLNEHSANGLGRAFAGQAVVAENATVLYSNPAAITQFDKATSSLFISYVDPGIDSEGTVTLTNQGQTLTLDANQEGVAGSAIIPAAFYARPINDQWSVGLGMYSNYGLASDYDDSFNGLHFGDRAEIKSININPTVAYKLSDTLSLGLGLNAVYSEAELSTSVPAVISGAVGGVVPPLARIAKVEGDDWSFGWNLGVHWSPTDATQVGLSYRAEVDLNLSGEMRSDVVAPYNQPGSVDIELPAVAELSVNHAFTEQLSVQASINWFGWSSFDVLEANLENGIDVLLKEEKFHNTKKYSVGTTYVFDTEWTLRAGVAYDEGAVSDEHRSISIPDTDRRWFSVGATYTLDESITIDAGFVKVLGKEAAVNEQTAFGPLTSTLQATQNASATILSAQLNYTF, from the coding sequence ATGAAAAAAAATCAACTTCCTACTAAGTCGATCGTCGCTTTATCTCTAAGCGCTATGTTCATGTCTGAAGCTGCTTTAGCGGCTGGTTTTTACCTTAACGAACACAGTGCCAATGGTTTAGGTCGTGCGTTTGCGGGTCAAGCTGTTGTTGCCGAAAACGCGACCGTTTTATATTCAAATCCAGCGGCTATCACTCAGTTCGACAAAGCAACTTCTAGCCTTTTTATTAGCTATGTCGACCCAGGTATCGATTCGGAAGGTACAGTTACACTAACTAACCAAGGTCAAACACTGACATTGGATGCCAACCAAGAAGGCGTTGCAGGCAGTGCAATCATTCCTGCTGCTTTTTATGCTCGTCCAATCAACGATCAATGGTCTGTTGGTTTAGGTATGTATAGTAACTATGGCCTAGCTTCAGATTACGACGACAGCTTTAACGGTTTGCACTTTGGTGACCGCGCTGAAATCAAATCTATCAATATCAACCCAACTGTCGCTTACAAGCTGTCTGATACACTAAGTCTTGGTCTTGGCCTAAACGCTGTATACAGTGAAGCAGAATTAAGCACTTCGGTTCCAGCGGTTATCTCTGGTGCCGTTGGTGGCGTTGTTCCACCATTGGCTCGTATCGCCAAAGTAGAAGGTGATGATTGGTCATTTGGCTGGAACCTTGGTGTTCACTGGTCTCCAACTGACGCCACACAGGTTGGTCTTAGCTACCGTGCAGAAGTGGATTTAAACCTATCTGGTGAAATGCGTTCAGATGTTGTCGCTCCTTACAACCAACCGGGTTCTGTCGACATCGAATTACCTGCTGTAGCTGAACTTTCAGTAAATCATGCATTCACCGAGCAATTGTCTGTTCAAGCAAGCATTAACTGGTTTGGCTGGAGTAGCTTTGATGTATTAGAAGCAAATTTAGAAAACGGCATCGACGTTCTTCTTAAAGAAGAAAAATTCCACAACACTAAAAAATACAGTGTTGGCACAACTTATGTGTTTGATACAGAGTGGACATTGCGTGCAGGTGTTGCCTACGATGAAGGTGCGGTATCAGACGAGCACCGCAGTATTAGCATCCCAGACACTGACCGTCGTTGGTTCAGCGTAGGCGCAACCTACACACTAGATGAGTCAATTACTATTGATGCTGGTTTCGTAAAGGTCCTTGGTAAAGAAGCAGCCGTAAATGAGCAAACCGCATTTGGCCCTCTAACTTCAACGTTACAGGCAACTCAAAATGCATCTGCAACTATCCTAAGTGCGCAGTTGAACTACACGTTCTAA
- a CDS encoding LysR family transcriptional regulator has translation MIDISDIHLVQVVSEVGSMTKAAEQLHISQPTLSKRISRLEQKLKMALFYRDTGGMVPTEAAKLLTQKSHKLTSQLAQLERELALMANLKGDMISIGVGPIVEQDILPKVLLDFVEQEYKFKISTVTLSSEALLENLMNGRLDVAIGTFGEEDVPHNCVAPLKYSNRFVGVVRSGHALSHRTKVHLSELMEYKNISPSIPKNLSFKASLLMKDRDFTPSIACESYDIAKRVVLNSDYVTSGPEVLFRNEFLSNQLVKLELESDLVWECRCLVKPERSLAPAIQEIIALFAQYMTPA, from the coding sequence ATGATTGATATTAGCGACATTCATTTAGTCCAAGTTGTCAGTGAAGTTGGCAGTATGACCAAAGCTGCCGAGCAGTTACATATCTCTCAACCAACATTGAGTAAACGCATTAGCCGACTTGAACAAAAGTTGAAAATGGCACTGTTTTATCGAGATACCGGCGGCATGGTGCCCACCGAAGCGGCAAAGCTACTCACCCAAAAAAGCCATAAACTAACATCTCAGCTAGCCCAATTAGAACGTGAGTTAGCACTAATGGCCAACCTAAAGGGAGATATGATTTCTATTGGGGTCGGGCCAATTGTCGAACAAGATATCCTGCCAAAAGTTTTATTAGACTTTGTCGAGCAAGAATACAAATTTAAAATCTCTACCGTTACCTTATCTTCGGAAGCCCTATTAGAAAATTTAATGAACGGTCGCCTAGATGTCGCCATTGGTACATTTGGTGAAGAAGATGTACCGCACAATTGTGTTGCGCCACTTAAGTACAGTAACCGGTTTGTTGGGGTCGTCCGCAGTGGACACGCTTTGAGTCACCGCACAAAGGTTCACCTTAGTGAGTTAATGGAATATAAAAATATCTCCCCGAGCATTCCTAAAAACCTGAGTTTTAAAGCGTCACTGTTGATGAAAGATCGGGATTTTACCCCATCCATCGCCTGCGAAAGTTACGACATCGCCAAACGTGTCGTACTCAACTCAGATTATGTGACGTCTGGCCCTGAGGTATTATTTCGCAACGAATTTCTGTCCAACCAGCTGGTTAAACTTGAGCTTGAATCAGACTTAGTCTGGGAATGCCGTTGTTTAGTCAAACCAGAACGAAGCCTTGCACCTGCCATTCAAGAAATCATTGCCCTCTTCGCTCAATACATGACTCCAGCATAA